The following coding sequences lie in one Spirosoma sp. KUDC1026 genomic window:
- the sufB gene encoding Fe-S cluster assembly protein SufB, with translation MSKDVEILESITNSEYKYGFETLIEADEAPVGLDEDIIRFISAKKNEPEWLLENRLKAYRMWQEMTEPHWPNVKYPKIDYQAIKYYSAPKQKKTVNSLDEIDPELLDTFNRLGISLSEQKRLAGVVDPTIGDTSMGERPQVAVDAVMDSVSVATTFKKDLAERGIIFCSISEAVHEHPELVKKYLGSVVPAKDNYFAALNAAVFTDGSFCYIPKGVRCPMELSTYFRINAAGTGQFERTLIIADEGSYVSYLEGCTAPMRDENQLHAAVVELVAHADAEIKYSTVQNWYPGDKDGVGGIYNFVTKRGICDGPNAKISWTQVETGSSITWKYPSVILKGDNSIGEFYSVAVTNNMQQADTGTKMVHIGKNTKSRIVSKGISAGKSQNSYRGLVQVLKRAENARNYSQCDSLLLGDKCGAHTFPYLEVNNPSATVEHEATTSKIGEDQLFYCNQRGIPTEQAVALIINGYAKEVLNQLPMEFAVEAQKLLAISLEGSVG, from the coding sequence ATGAGCAAGGACGTTGAGATTTTAGAAAGTATAACCAATTCCGAGTATAAATACGGATTCGAAACCCTGATTGAGGCCGACGAGGCTCCGGTGGGTTTGGATGAAGATATTATCCGGTTTATTTCTGCCAAAAAGAACGAACCCGAATGGCTGCTTGAAAACCGCCTGAAGGCTTACCGAATGTGGCAGGAAATGACCGAACCGCACTGGCCAAACGTCAAATATCCTAAGATTGACTACCAGGCGATTAAATACTATTCGGCTCCTAAACAGAAGAAAACCGTCAACTCGCTCGACGAGATTGACCCCGAACTGCTGGATACGTTCAACCGGCTCGGCATTTCGCTGAGCGAGCAGAAACGACTGGCGGGTGTCGTTGATCCAACGATCGGCGATACGTCTATGGGCGAGCGGCCACAAGTTGCTGTCGATGCCGTTATGGACTCTGTTTCGGTAGCGACTACGTTTAAGAAAGATCTGGCCGAGCGGGGCATTATCTTCTGCTCGATCTCAGAAGCCGTTCACGAGCATCCTGAGCTGGTGAAGAAATACCTGGGATCAGTCGTGCCGGCGAAAGACAACTATTTCGCTGCGCTGAACGCGGCTGTCTTTACCGACGGTTCGTTCTGCTACATTCCGAAAGGCGTTCGCTGCCCAATGGAGTTGTCGACTTATTTCCGGATCAATGCCGCCGGAACCGGGCAGTTCGAACGGACGCTGATCATCGCCGACGAAGGGTCGTACGTAAGCTATCTGGAAGGCTGTACGGCACCGATGCGTGACGAAAATCAGCTCCATGCGGCCGTTGTTGAGCTAGTAGCGCACGCGGACGCCGAAATCAAATACTCGACCGTTCAGAACTGGTACCCGGGCGACAAAGACGGCGTGGGTGGCATTTATAACTTCGTAACCAAGCGAGGCATCTGCGACGGTCCGAACGCCAAGATTTCGTGGACGCAGGTAGAAACGGGTTCATCGATTACCTGGAAATACCCATCGGTTATTCTGAAAGGTGACAACTCGATTGGCGAGTTTTATTCGGTTGCTGTCACCAACAACATGCAACAGGCCGATACGGGTACCAAGATGGTACACATCGGCAAAAACACGAAAAGCCGGATCGTATCGAAAGGTATTTCGGCGGGTAAGAGCCAGAACTCGTACCGGGGTCTGGTTCAGGTGTTGAAGCGCGCCGAAAACGCCCGGAACTACTCGCAGTGCGACTCGCTGCTGCTGGGCGATAAGTGCGGAGCGCACACCTTCCCGTATCTGGAAGTTAACAACCCATCGGCTACGGTTGAACACGAAGCTACTACGTCGAAAATCGGCGAAGACCAGCTGTTCTACTGCAATCAGCGCGGTATCCCAACTGAGCAGGCGGTCGCCCTCATCATCAACGGATACGCGAAAGAAGTCTTGAACCAGCTTCCCATGGAGTTCGCCGTTGAGGCTCAAAAACTGCTGGCAATTAGCCTGGAAGGCTCAGTTGGTTAA
- a CDS encoding cytochrome c peroxidase, protein MITQETQPIPNAKPSFRAWPLVVSAAVLLWLIGLYGYLRPRQTPLEQVKTQYLNDIAQLDSAVHQLQRSIQHSQSADVLQEQFRRARLRYKRVEFLTELYFPETAKSINGANIPEVDEADRKVEQPEGFQVLEELLFPYNPAQQEKAIQQASVLVSNVGRLGKVATTNELTDSHVFDGMRLEVFRLISLSITGFDSPVSHHSLPEASEALASLQHHLSFYNLGDHDTQLARRLDSTFTGAIDQLKQAPDFNQFDRLNFITHHANVLSALLLDAQQRLSIPVFKESRLLSPSARTLSDPDAFNPNHFVNSIDDRATPARIALGKLLFYDPILSGDGQRTCATCHQPDKAFTDGESRSLAIGGQRVRRNAPTLMNSALQATQFTDSRVVFLEDQASDVIQNVSEMHGSLPVAVKKLQHQETYRRQFTSAYKEGVTEHTLKNALASYVRSLTYFDSRVDRYLRGQTASLTNQEKLGFNLFMGKAQCATCHFYPLFNGTVPPAYEKTESEVLGTPATSANRQLDPDLGKFHTTTMDPHRYAFKTPTVRQTAKTAPYMHNGVYQTLEQVVDFYNEGGGNGLGFGIPNQTLPDSKLALTKAEQAALVAFMKAL, encoded by the coding sequence ATGATTACCCAGGAAACGCAGCCTATACCCAACGCAAAACCGTCTTTTCGAGCCTGGCCGCTTGTTGTGTCGGCAGCCGTATTGCTCTGGCTCATTGGTTTGTACGGCTACCTACGTCCCCGACAGACACCGCTGGAACAGGTAAAGACGCAGTACCTGAATGACATTGCTCAGTTGGATTCCGCCGTCCACCAACTGCAGCGGAGTATTCAGCATAGTCAGTCAGCCGACGTTCTGCAGGAACAGTTCCGGCGGGCTAGGCTCCGTTACAAACGCGTTGAGTTTCTGACAGAACTGTATTTTCCGGAAACGGCCAAAAGTATCAACGGCGCGAACATTCCGGAAGTGGATGAAGCCGACCGAAAAGTCGAGCAGCCCGAAGGCTTTCAGGTGCTGGAAGAGTTGCTGTTTCCCTACAATCCAGCGCAGCAGGAAAAAGCCATTCAGCAGGCTTCTGTTCTGGTATCAAACGTCGGTCGACTTGGGAAAGTAGCCACGACGAATGAACTGACCGATAGCCACGTCTTCGATGGGATGCGGCTCGAAGTATTCCGGTTGATTTCGTTAAGTATTACGGGCTTCGACTCGCCTGTTTCGCACCACTCCCTGCCCGAAGCCAGTGAGGCTTTGGCGAGCCTGCAACACCATCTGTCTTTCTACAATCTGGGTGACCACGATACCCAACTTGCCCGTCGGCTAGACAGTACGTTTACCGGAGCTATTGATCAACTGAAACAGGCGCCAGACTTCAACCAGTTTGACCGCTTAAACTTCATCACGCATCACGCAAACGTCCTCAGCGCCCTGCTGCTGGATGCTCAGCAGCGCCTGTCCATTCCCGTATTTAAGGAAAGTCGGCTACTCTCTCCTTCCGCCCGGACCCTCTCCGACCCTGATGCGTTCAATCCAAACCATTTTGTCAATTCAATCGATGATCGGGCCACACCGGCACGTATCGCACTCGGCAAATTGCTGTTCTATGACCCAATCCTATCTGGTGATGGGCAACGCACCTGCGCCACCTGCCATCAGCCCGACAAGGCCTTTACCGACGGCGAATCTCGCAGCCTGGCCATTGGCGGCCAACGCGTTCGACGTAACGCCCCTACACTAATGAATTCGGCCCTGCAGGCCACGCAGTTCACCGACTCCAGAGTTGTTTTTCTGGAAGACCAGGCCAGCGATGTGATTCAGAACGTATCGGAGATGCACGGTTCATTGCCGGTGGCGGTAAAAAAATTGCAGCATCAGGAAACGTACCGGCGTCAGTTTACCAGTGCTTACAAAGAGGGTGTTACCGAGCATACCCTTAAAAATGCGCTGGCCAGTTATGTCCGCTCGCTCACCTATTTCGACTCACGGGTGGATCGTTACTTAAGAGGGCAGACGGCCAGCCTGACCAATCAGGAAAAGCTGGGTTTCAACCTGTTCATGGGTAAAGCGCAGTGCGCGACCTGCCATTTTTATCCGCTGTTCAACGGCACAGTACCCCCGGCCTACGAGAAAACGGAAAGCGAAGTGCTGGGTACGCCCGCTACGTCGGCCAATCGGCAGCTTGATCCGGATCTGGGTAAGTTTCACACGACAACGATGGACCCGCACCGGTATGCCTTTAAGACGCCAACCGTACGGCAGACGGCTAAAACGGCACCGTACATGCACAACGGCGTTTACCAGACGCTTGAACAGGTTGTTGATTTTTACAATGAAGGGGGCGGTAATGGACTAGGATTCGGTATCCCCAACCAGACGCTGCCCGATAGTAAATTAGCGTTAACCAAAGCTGAGCAGGCCGCTCTGGTCGCGTTTATGAAAGCGCTTTGA
- a CDS encoding DoxX family membrane protein: MNFSPNQLAQLVIRLGIGINMLMHGLTRLPKLNGFVAKMAPGFAETILPAAITRGFLFALPFIEIATGLLILLGGRTIKWGYFLGGLIISALLFGTTLKQDWAGAATQMIYLIAFYLALRGLEPVERNR; encoded by the coding sequence ATGAATTTCTCGCCTAATCAATTAGCCCAGCTCGTCATTCGTCTCGGCATCGGTATCAACATGCTGATGCACGGCCTTACCCGCCTTCCTAAGCTGAATGGCTTTGTGGCCAAAATGGCTCCCGGCTTTGCCGAAACGATTCTCCCCGCGGCTATAACGCGCGGCTTTTTATTTGCCCTTCCTTTCATTGAGATCGCAACGGGCCTCCTGATTCTGCTGGGTGGTCGGACAATCAAGTGGGGCTATTTCTTGGGTGGTTTGATCATCAGCGCGTTGCTTTTCGGAACGACCCTCAAACAGGACTGGGCTGGTGCCGCTACGCAGATGATTTACCTCATCGCTTTTTATCTGGCGCTACGCGGACTGGAGCCAGTAGAAAGGAACCGTTAA
- a CDS encoding Na/Pi cotransporter family protein, with amino-acid sequence MPYLKISLLVLAGLVLFLFALNYLADGLKAISGERLQGWLRKFTQNVFTGILTGLVVTTLLDSSSAVIIMTIALVNTQALTFRQAMGVVLGANIGTTFSSQLIAFDIGQWAGVPMAIGLALLLLAKRDIVAQWGQVLLGFGMLFLGLFLMEEAVQPLKGLPQVVNWMKELADPLRGALTGAGITVLLQSSSATVGMAVVLSGQGLMQLPAGIALMMGAELGTCSDTLIASLGRTRAALRTGLFHLAFNFISIITGLLVIEPFTHLVEWLSAGAPVERQLANAHVLFNALGVLVIAPFVPWLADHFEQWIPDAKEKSTVAAAS; translated from the coding sequence ATGCCTTATCTGAAGATTAGTCTATTGGTGCTGGCCGGTCTGGTCCTGTTTCTGTTTGCACTCAACTACCTGGCTGATGGCTTGAAAGCTATTTCGGGTGAACGACTGCAAGGCTGGCTCAGGAAGTTTACACAGAACGTTTTTACGGGCATCCTGACGGGATTGGTCGTCACTACGTTGCTGGATTCGTCATCGGCTGTCATTATCATGACCATTGCGCTGGTAAATACGCAGGCCCTTACGTTTCGGCAGGCAATGGGCGTTGTGCTAGGGGCTAATATTGGTACAACCTTTTCGTCTCAGCTGATCGCTTTCGATATCGGCCAGTGGGCGGGTGTACCGATGGCTATCGGGTTAGCCCTTCTGTTACTGGCTAAACGGGATATTGTAGCCCAGTGGGGTCAGGTATTGCTGGGGTTTGGGATGTTGTTTCTAGGCTTATTTCTGATGGAGGAAGCCGTTCAGCCGTTAAAGGGATTGCCGCAGGTAGTGAACTGGATGAAAGAACTGGCCGATCCCCTTCGGGGAGCGCTGACGGGGGCCGGAATAACGGTCCTGCTGCAATCCTCATCGGCAACGGTCGGTATGGCGGTGGTGCTGTCCGGTCAGGGGCTCATGCAACTACCGGCTGGTATTGCTCTGATGATGGGGGCCGAGTTAGGAACCTGTTCCGATACGTTAATCGCGTCGTTGGGCCGAACGCGGGCTGCCCTTCGGACGGGATTATTTCATCTGGCGTTCAATTTTATTTCCATTATAACCGGATTGTTGGTGATTGAGCCATTTACCCATCTGGTGGAATGGCTGTCGGCGGGCGCACCAGTTGAGCGGCAACTGGCCAATGCCCACGTGCTGTTCAACGCACTGGGTGTTCTGGTTATCGCACCGTTTGTCCCCTGGCTAGCTGATCACTTTGAGCAGTGGATTCCCGACGCGAAAGAAAAATCGACCGTTGCTGCCGCCAGTTAG